DNA sequence from the Methanolobus sp. ZRKC5 genome:
TGCTGAGGATGATAAGATAAGGCTTGAATGTGAGGCTTTCCTGAAAAATGACATGTCGCCCGCTTCTCACTCAAGGGCGCGCCCTAATCACTGCGAGGCATTTGCTGTTGAAAAAGCTATACAGTTGATTAAGAAAAATGATGCTAAGGCACATTTTTGTCATATAAGTGCTCTTGAATCAATTGGACTTTTGCGCAAGGAGCGATATTTGGCTACTAAAAGTGGTATATCTCCAACTATTACAAGTGAAGCTGCGCCACATCACTTGTTCCTTTCAACTAAGGATTGGGAAAGACTAGGTTCTTTTGGCAGGATGAATCCTCCTCTCAGGGATCGCAGGAGCGTCAAGATGCTTCTAAACTCACTTAATGATGGCAATATAGATATAGTGGCCTCTGACCACGCGCCGCACACAGAAGCTGAAAAGGATGTGGATATCAAGAGTGCTCCTTCTGGTGTTCCGGGTGTTGAAACATTAATACCTCTGATGCTTGTTGCGGTTAAAAGGAACCTTATTCCTCTTGGGCGCATGATAGATGTGACCAGCAGGAACCCTGCAAGGATATTCGGCCTTGATCGGTATTCTAAGGGCGTTTTTGCCGAAGGTAGTGATGCTGATATTATAATAGTTGACCCGGGGAATGTCACTGAAATAAAGGGTGATGATCTTCATAGTAAAGCTGGATGGACGCCCTATGAAGGCATGGATGGTATTTTCCCGGAATTCACGATAGCACGGGGCGAAGTGGTATGGGATGGGGAGTTAATGGCATCAAGAGGGCGCGGAAATTTCCTTCCAGGTGAAGGTTTTGTTTCAGATTGACGTGTTCATAATATTTTATGTATGTCCACATTACCATAACACTTTAAATATATAATGGCGTATTATGTGCATATGGTGGTGTGATGAAAACCAAATTCCCAATTCATACTACATTGAGCGCCGATGCAATAAAAGTTCTCGAAAGATATGAGAAAGAACTTGGCGCAAAAAATGTAGTGCTGGAAAAAGCACTTCTTAATCTTGATTCTACACGTTTCAAAGCAAAGCTTGATACTCAGAATATCGATCGTTTGATCAAAAGAGTGACTACTGGTGTTCCTGGAATGGATGATTTTCTAGAGGGAGGCTTTCCGAAAGGATTTTCTGTAGTTGTGACTGGTCCTCCGGGTACTGGTAAGACTACTCTATCCATGCAGTATTTAATGGAAGGCGCCAAAAACGGTGAAAGGTGTATTTTCTTTTCATTCGAAGAAAGGGCACAACAGCTTGTCCAACATTTTGCACGATTTGGGTGGGATGTTGGCAAGTATATTGATGATGGTTATCTTGAGATATTCGGGATATCTATGCTTACTTCTGAAGAAATGATGGAAATACTGGATTCGCATAAACCTGATCGTGTAGTCTTTGATTCTATGAATGTCCTTACTGCGCCCAGTGATTTTAGAACTTCTACTTCATGGCGTGGTCTTCACAGATTGCTGAAAAAGAATATGACAACTGCGATTCTTGTGACTGAAAAGTCTCATGGGATTGAAACAAAACAATATGACGATTTTGATTTCCTGGGTGATGGCGTTATCTTTCTCGATTTCATTCAAACAAATGATATTGACACGACTCCTATGCCTGTAATGGCAGTTCAGAAAATGAGGGCCACTCGTGTGGATCATACTCCTCAGCCATTCCGCTTTACAAACAATGGCATAGCTAAATACAGAGCTCTTAATATTCCTTCAAAAGTCTTACAGGATAGGATTGAAAAGCGTCGGGCAGAGAGGCTGGGCATGTCAATGGATGAAATATGATATCAAACTGGCAATTATTGTTGTGATGTATATGGGTTTGAAAGCCCCGACTCCTCCAATACTTATAAAAGCACTACCTGTTTTTTCCTTATTGAATGTCACAACTGATATCACATTGCCAATAATTATGCCTCCTACTCCTGCAATGAAGGTTATTGATGCTGCATTTTCCGGTGCAACGATTAGTGCAAATGGGAGTGCTATTATCCCGATGTAGTCGGGTATTATTGTTCCAACTCCGCCCATTAGTTCTGATAGCAGGATAACTGAAACCACTACAATTAGCATAATTTCAAGAGCTGTGTTGTTAGGTTGCGTTAGCAATAGGTAAATTGATGCAAGGGCTGGTACAATTGCTCCTCCCACATTTATGGTTAGTTTTGTATCAAAAACTCTCTGTTTTCCAATGCTTAGTTCTTTTACTACTGGGACAGAGTAGATATCTTCAAGAATAGGTGCGTATTTGAAAAGCTGCTCTGGTTTTTTAGAGCGTATTGTTGTTATTGGTATCTCTATTACAGATCCAATGATCATTGTGGAAATAAGTATAATAAGTGGTGCAGGGCCGATAGTTCCGAGGGATAGCTGCCCTTTGTAGCAAAGTGCTGCTGTAGGGAGTAATATTAGCATGAACGCTGCATAGGTTCTTATTTCGGAACTATTGGTATATCCTCTCATCTGTCCACCTCTAATAAATTACGACCCAGAAGTATTAATATTTTTGGTGAGATATACTACTGTGGCATATCTCTTAGTAATAGTCAAGCTGGGACTGAATCAAATCCTGTCTCTTTTTCTCGAGGTAGCTGTATACGCTTCCATGGTTTGCTCCTTCTATGAGCATTTCAATGGATGTTCTTGCAATTTGGTTCTGTTCAGGTGTTCCGATCACACTTACGGTCTTTCCATAGACTGACATCT
Encoded proteins:
- a CDS encoding dihydroorotase produces the protein MPDILIKNTKVFFNNYLQPAEVLIEDGKIIQISKKIDAQRLNQTIDAKGSLTLPAGIDVHVHFRDPGLTEKEDWYTGSCSAAAGGITTVIDHPNTIPPTIDRKSFKEKLKIANRNSVVDFGIYGGVTGNIEKLPELWKLGASAFGEIFMAESTGALNIDEKCLDEALAVLKQLDALACIHAEDDKIRLECEAFLKNDMSPASHSRARPNHCEAFAVEKAIQLIKKNDAKAHFCHISALESIGLLRKERYLATKSGISPTITSEAAPHHLFLSTKDWERLGSFGRMNPPLRDRRSVKMLLNSLNDGNIDIVASDHAPHTEAEKDVDIKSAPSGVPGVETLIPLMLVAVKRNLIPLGRMIDVTSRNPARIFGLDRYSKGVFAEGSDADIIIVDPGNVTEIKGDDLHSKAGWTPYEGMDGIFPEFTIARGEVVWDGELMASRGRGNFLPGEGFVSD
- a CDS encoding ATPase domain-containing protein is translated as MKTKFPIHTTLSADAIKVLERYEKELGAKNVVLEKALLNLDSTRFKAKLDTQNIDRLIKRVTTGVPGMDDFLEGGFPKGFSVVVTGPPGTGKTTLSMQYLMEGAKNGERCIFFSFEERAQQLVQHFARFGWDVGKYIDDGYLEIFGISMLTSEEMMEILDSHKPDRVVFDSMNVLTAPSDFRTSTSWRGLHRLLKKNMTTAILVTEKSHGIETKQYDDFDFLGDGVIFLDFIQTNDIDTTPMPVMAVQKMRATRVDHTPQPFRFTNNGIAKYRALNIPSKVLQDRIEKRRAERLGMSMDEI
- a CDS encoding DUF1614 domain-containing protein, encoding MRGYTNSSEIRTYAAFMLILLPTAALCYKGQLSLGTIGPAPLIILISTMIIGSVIEIPITTIRSKKPEQLFKYAPILEDIYSVPVVKELSIGKQRVFDTKLTINVGGAIVPALASIYLLLTQPNNTALEIMLIVVVSVILLSELMGGVGTIIPDYIGIIALPFALIVAPENAASITFIAGVGGIIIGNVISVVTFNKEKTGSAFISIGGVGAFKPIYITTIIASLISYFIH